GAATCAATCTCGGTATGGCACATGACCCGGAGAAGTATTACGATAATCTTTCCGCCTGCTCTTTGTGCATATCCTGCTCTGATGTCTGTCCCGTGAAAGTAGATTTGGCGGAACAGATTTATAAATGGCGTCAGGATTTGGACGGACTGGGAAAGGCGAACACCGGAAAGAAAATCATGTCCGGTGGCATGAAGTTCTTAATGGAACGTCCCGCACTGTTTAATGCGGCTTTGTGGGCGGCTCCGGTGATAAACGGTCTGCCCCGCTTTATGAAGTACAATGATCTCGATGATTGGGGAAAGGGACGTGAACTGCCCGAATTTGCAAAAGAGTCATTCAACGAAATGTGGAAGAAAAATAAAGTACAGGGAAAGGAGGAAACAAAATGAGCAGTAAGGAAGAAATATTAGCCCGTATTCGTCAGAATACCGGAACTCGTTACGAGAAGCCGGACATTGCAGCTATGAAACGGTTGGCTTATCCCGATAAGATAGAACAGTTCTGTGCCGTTAGCCGTGCGGTGGGCGGTACGGCTGTCGTGTTGGGAGAAGGAGAAGATGTAAATGCAGTGATCCGCAGGAACTATCCGGATGCGATGCGTATTGCCTCCGTCTTGCCGGATATTTCTTGTGCAACGTTTAATCCGGATAATCTGGACGATCCGAAAGAGTTGGACGGAACAGATGTGGCAGTGATTAAAGGAGAGATAGGTGTAGCGGAGAACGGTGCTATCTGGATTCCGCAGGAAGTGAAATATAAAGCGCTCTATTTTATCTCCGAACGGTTGGTGATTCTGATTGACCGTAATAAAATAGTAAATACAATGTATGATGCTTATCGTGAACTGGACGGGCAGGATTATAAATTCGGTACGTTCATCTCCGGTCCGTCAAAGACGGCGGACATCGAACAGGCGTTGGTTATGGGAGCACACGGGGCACGGGAAGTATTGGTGATTTTGACATAGTTCCGGTTTATTTGTTCCAGAATCTATTTGATTTAAAAACAATGAGCCCGCCTTAAGTCGATAGTATCTACAATTCTCCTCCTTCGGGAAGGAGGAGTACCCGTAGGGGGAGGTGGTAGGTGAATACATGAACCGCTTATTATCAACATTGTGTAACTGCCTGCCTACCACCCCGGCTTTCAGCCCTCCCTCTTTTCCGAAAGGAGAGGAATCAGAACTTTAAACCAGATTGAACCATAGAAGCGTAATTTTGTTAGGACAAGGACAAACAGAACTTCCATTAAAAAAAACAGAGGTTCTGTTCTTTCTAAAAACAGAGCCTCTATTTAGTGTAAACAGAGCCTTCATTTCACTGAAACAGAGCCTTCGTTTTCCCTAAATAGAGCCTCTGTTTGGAGAGAGTGAAAACAAGGATTCCGCTCTTCTTTCGCATCGATAAGAATAATAATTGTCTAATTGTAACAAATATGTATGCAAATAAAGTAAAGAAAATAGCTGCCGTTCATGACCTTTCCGGTATGGGGCGTGTTTCTCTCACAGTCGTTATCCCCATTCTGTCGTCTATGGGTTTTCAAGTTTGCCCCTTGCCGACGGCGGTATTGTCCAATCATACGCAATATCCCGACTTCTCCTTTCTGGACCTGACGGATGAAATGCCCAAGATTATCGCCCAATGGAAAAAGCTGAATGTGCAGTTCGACGCTATTTACACCGGTTATCTAGGTTCTCCGAAACAGATTCAGATTGTTTCCGATTTTATCAATGACTTCCGCCATGAGGACAGCCTGATCGTAGCCGACCCTGTACTGGGAGATAACGGCAGACTATATACCAATTTTGATATGGAAATGGTGAAGGAAATGCGTCACTTGATAAAGAAGGCGGATGTGGTTACACCCAATATGACCGAGCTGTTCTATTTGCTGGATAAACCTTATAAAGCGGACAATACAGACGAAGAACTGAAAGAATATCTTCGTCTCCTGTCCGACAAAGGTCCGCAAGTCGTTATCATCACAAGTGTTCCTGTGCACGATGAACCTCACAAAACCTCGGTTTATGCGTACAACCGTCAGGGAAATCGTTACTGGAAAGTAACCTGTCCGTATCTTCCCGCCCATTATCCCGGCACGGGAGATACTTTCACCAGCGTGATTACCGGTTCGTTGATGCAGGGCGACAGCCTTCCAATGGCTCTAGACCGTGCCACACAGTTTATCCTGCAAGGAATCCGTGCCACTTTCGGCTATGAATATGACAATCGGGAAGGTATCCTGCTGGAGAAAGTGCTCCATAACCTGGATATGCCGATACAAATGGCCAGCTACGAATTAATATAAGAGAAATCAGATGAATGCAAGAGAAATCAAAACTCTACCGTAACTCTTGTCGGAAGGTCGCCGGACGTCCACTTCGGACCTTCTTTGACAAGACGGATTGCTTCTTTGTCGGCAGATTCGCATAACCCGTGAACGACAGTGATATTCTGTGGCCTTCCTTCTTTATCTACAAAGAAAGAGAGGACTACTTCTCCTTTCACATCCTTACATGACTCGTCATTCGGACGAATCAGATTTTCTTCCAGATATTTCTTGTATTTGCGCTTACCTATCACCGGTTGCGGCGTCTTGTATTTTTCTTTTGCCTTTAAATTTATTTTTGCCGTAGCACCGGCGACGTTGGACTTCTTCTTTTTGCCATACCCCACTACCACTACTTCACTAAGTGCTTGTTGGTCTTCATTCATGGCTATCAGCATTGTCCGGCTGGTATCTACGGGAATCTCCACCGGTTCGTAACCGATGAACTGTGCTGTCAGTTGCTTGTTGCCTTTTTCTTTTTTCAATATGAACTCACCGTTGAGGTCTGTTACTGTACCAATATTCGTACCGGTATATGCTACACTGGCTCCGATGATAGGTTCTCCTTTTTCATCCGTCACTTTACCTTTTATCAGGTTCAGATTGGGGGTGGCTGCTTTGGCTGCCTTCAATTGATGAACTTCGGAAAGTGAAGTATCCGTATCCGCTACTATTCTTTCCTCTTGTATATCTGTCCGCCCGACGGTTTCCTCAATAACCGGCGTTATTGCTACCGGTGCACTTTGAGTCTTTGGAATAGATTTGCTCTTGGCTACTATATCTTTCTTATCCGTTGGCGTCGCAGTGACTTCGTGAGTGGAATCCTGCTTTATCTTAATTTCTGCTAAAGAAGAAATTTCTTCTTTCGGACTAATAGGTTCAAATACCGCTGAAGGAATCTCTTCTTTAGCGATGAATACATCATCCGTCATCCTCTTTTTAAGGAACAGGAAATAACAGCTGATACCGATACCGATTACCAGGCAGGCAGCAATGCTCCAAGTGACAGCATACGAATTCTGTTTCTTTGAAAGATTCCTTTTCTTTGTGGCACGAGCCGAGACCTGCATCCGCAGTTGCCCGATTCGTTGTTCATGATTTCCCTCCACTTGACCATATCCGTCCATAGCATCGGCCAGAAAAGGGTCTTTCATCGACTCTTTCTCCAGTCGATGTGCCTCTTTTCCTTTGCGGAGTCCTCGTATGTAGTCTAATAGTTTCATAGGGCCTGTTTCTTGATACAATTTTTTAAGTTTCGCTTTCCGTTTTGGATATAGCTTTTCACATTGTTCAGAGTAAATCCGGTCTGTTCGACGATATCGGCATACGACATTTCTTCTAAAAAGAAACGTGTAATGCTGGTCCGTTGTTCTTCGGGCAACTTTTCAAGACAGTGATGCAATGCCTTCAGTTGTTCCTCCGGACTTTCCTCTTCACTTAATAGATGCAGAAATTCGTCGGATTCCATAACGTTGATCGTATAATCTAACGGAATTTCTTTGTTTTCTTTTCGCAGAAGTTGCAGACAATGATTCTTGGCTACCCGGTAGAGCCACGGCTTGAAGACTTTTATCTCGTAGTTGCCCGTTTTCGGCAATAAATCTTCAAACAATTGCATCACCGCTTCCTGTGCACGGTCTTCATCTTGCAGATATTTCAGGCAAAGTCCATACAGTAACGGGATATAACGGTTGTATAGCTCACCGAAATATTCCGTATCACCGGACTTTGTATAATGTGTCAGTAATTCCTCGTCCGATAGTTTTGATATGTTTCTTTTGAAAAACAAAACTGTTTTTGTTGCCAAAGATAGGGATTGGGACTAAATATAGCAACTGTCGGAAGAAAAATAAAAAAAAACTTCAATCGGTTTATGGAATCTGTGTGAAATCTGCATCTCTATATCAAAAGCGAATTAATAGTAACATTTTAAAACGATAAAGTTATGAAAGCAAATCAATTCAGAGCAATGATGCTCGTACTGCTCATGGCAGTTGTTTCTTTAGGTGTGGTGAACGCGCAGACGCTGACTGTGACGGGTACGGTGACGGATGTTGCGGACGGGACTCCGATTGTCGGTTGTTCTGTAATGCTGAAAGGTACTACCAAAGGTACGGTGACAAATGTAAATGGACAATATGCTATTCAAGCGAAGAAAGGGGAGACGTTGTTGTTTCAGTTTATCGGATACAAACAAGAAAGCAGAGTCGTCAAATCTGCCAGACTGGATATCAGGATGAAAGCTGATGAGGTTGCGTTGGAAGAATGCGTGGTGGTTGGCTACGGAACCCGGAAGACTAAGGCTATAACAAGCGCTTATATGGCGATATGTCCTACACCTGCGTATGATATGTGTGTGAATACGGAAGAATATGGTTCCTTTCAGGAAAATGGCTTCAAAGAGGTGGCGGATGCAGCGCTTTCTACTTTCTCCATTGATGTAGATGCAGCTTCTTACAGTAATATGCGTCGGTTTGTCAATAAAGGTGAGTTGCCTCCGGTAGATGCTGTCCGTACGGAAGAACTGGTCAATTACTTTTCTTATGACTATCCGAAACCGACCGGAAACGACCCTGTGAAGATTACAATGGAAGCCGGAGCCTGTCCTTGGAATCCTGCTAACCGTCTTGTCCGTATCGGACTGAAAGCAAAGGAGATTCCTACGGATAACTTGCCTGCCTCCAATCTGGTATTTCTGATTGACGTGTCCGGTTCTATGTGGGGAGCCAATCGGTTGGATTTGGTGAAGTCTTCTCTTAAATTGTTGGTCAATAACTTGCGTGATAAGGATAAAGTAGCCATTGTTACCTATTCAGGAAGTGCCGGTGTAAAACTTGAATCGACTTCGGGCAGTGACAAGCAGAAGATTCGTGAAGCGATAGATGAACTGACGGCGGGAGGTTCAACTGCCGGTGGCGCAGGTATTATGCTGGCTTATAAAATAGCGAAGAAGAATTTTATCTCTAATGGTAATAACCGTATTATCCTTTGTTCTGACGGTGACTTCAATGTAGGTGTTTCTTCGGCAGAAGGACTGGAACAGCTAATCGAGAGAGAACGGAAAAGTGGAGTGTTCCTGACTGTACTGGGGTATGGAATGGGTAATTACAAAGATAAAAAGATTCAGGTACTTGCCGAAAAGGGAAATGGTAACCATGCTTATATAGATAATTTGCAGGAAGCCAACCGTGTGCTGGTCGGTGAGTTTGGCGCTACGCTTCATACGGTGGCGAAAGATGTTAAGTTACAGGTTGAATTTAATCCGGCACAAGTACAAGCGTATCGTCTGGTAGGTTATGAAAGTCGTCTGCTGAAAGATGAAGATTTCAATAATGATGCAAAAGACGCCGGAGATATGGGCGCAGGGCACACGGTGACGGCTTTCTATGAAGTGATTCCGGTAGGAGGAAAGAATACGTATGCAGGAAAGGTGGATGAATTGAAATATCAGAAGAAAGAAAAAGTGAGTGTGAAGCCTACCGGTTCTGACGAACTTCTGACAGTGAAACTCCGCTATAAGGCTCCAGATAAAGATGTCAGCAGGAAAATAGAACTTCCTTTTGTGGATAATAAAGGTAACAATGTATCTTCCGATTTCCGTTTTGCGTCTGCCGTAGCTATGTTCGGGCAGTTACTCCGGGATTCTAATTTCAAGGGTGAGGCTACTTATGACAAAGTAATCAGTCTGGCTAAACAGGGATTGGATCATGATGATAAAGGATACAGGAGAGAATTTGTCCGTTTGGTTGAGGCTGCTAAGGGAATACAGCAAGAGAAATAAATATATCCTGTTAGTATAAGTAAGTTCTCTGTTTGAATGGTAATCATTGATATTGTTATTGGCTAGTAAGAGTTCGGGAGGATACACCAACGAAATAACTTTGGCGATATCTTGCCGAACTCTTTTCTTTATAGATTTCCGCTTCCCGCCTTTCTCATCAATTCCCAATATAAATAGGTGGGTTGTTTTATTTCGCTTTTCTCTATCAGTGGACCGAGTTGTTCGGCAAAGTAACTAATCATGGCATTGGGTGTTTCTATTTCTTTTAATCCCATTGATACCCTTTCTTTACTTCACTTTTTAAGGCCGGTCCGAATTCGAATCCCATTTGTTCGAACCATTCTTTTCGTTGAAGGATGTTTTGGTGGAACCGGGTAAAGTCAAGTCTCTCTCCCTGATACCACATTTGTTCTGCCAATGCCAAGATACGGGGAAACAGACGCCGGTCTATCATTCGTTCTGTAACTCCGTCGTCAGTCCACAAAGCACAAGTCATGCCAAGAATTAAAGGGTCCTTTTGGTTGATCGCCTTGTCGGAAGGATTGTTCTGATATATGTCTTTCAGGTCGAAGGTACGTGTATTGGTATATCCTCTCCAAGGAGTGACCGGGAAGTTCAGATACGTATAATAATTGGAACTGCAAATAACTGGATAATGGTGTTTAATTGCATTCCGAAGTGCTAGCTCTTTGTGCCCACGGTAGTTCCACCATTGAATTACTATGTTGTCCGGTAACGGATATCCGTCATGATAAACTACATCCCCCCAGAATATGGCCTTTCGTCCTTTCGACTTCAGATAATCCGCCATTTGTGCCGAAAACCATAATTGCAGATCATGGCTATCTTTCAGATTCATTGCTGCAATTCTTTTTTGGCAATCCGGACATTTGTCCCAATTACCTTTTGGAGCTTCGTCTCCTCCCAAATGTATATAGGGTGAAGGGAAAATAGCACATACCTCATCCAATATATTTTTCAGGAAATGCAGGACTTCTTCTTTTCCTGCACAAAATATATTTTGAGTAAATCCGTGCTGTGGTACTTCAACAGGTTGACCGAAACAACCGAGTTCCGGATAAGCGGAAAGTGCTGCTTCGGCATGCCCCGGCATGTCAATTTCAGGAACGACGGTTATGTTTCGTTCGCTGGCATATTCGATAATTTCCTGTATCTCTTTCTGTGTATAAAATCCTTGTTGTTCTTCTCCTTTTCCTACCGAGCCTCCTATCTGTGCAAGACGCGGATATTGTTTGATTTCGATTCGCCAACCTAGTCCTTCGGTCAAATGCCAATGGAAATAATTCATTTTAAGTAATGAAACCATATCAATATATTTCTTGATAGTGGATATTTTCTGGTATTGCCGTCCGGAATCTAGCAGAAAACAACGCCATGGCGTACGGGGAGAATCAGAAATATCAGCACAGGCGAAGGTGAGAATTCCTGTTGAACCAGTAACCCATTGCCGCAAGGTTTGTACTGCATGAGTGAATCCTCTTTTATCAGAGGCGGCTATCACCATTTGTCGCGGACTGATATTTATCCGATAACCTTCGGGAGGAAGCGAAGAATCGGTCATCCAGCGGATTTCGGCTTTAGATGCTTTCTTCGTCCATTTGACAGAAGCGTTATGAAGTACTTCTGTACGGAAAAGACTTAAATAAAAAGTTGTGGTATCTTCAGCGTATATGGAAATCTTTTTTCTTAAAGTCAGGTAGCCTTTTTGCATTTCCATTTGATTGGGGGAAGGAAATACAATTTGCCCACAGGCGATAACTGCAAATGATGCGAGAAAGAAAATCGTTAGGAATAGATATTTCATAAGATATATGTGTTTATTTGGATTTCGTAAGTAAAATAAGGGAATAACTTGCACTTATTCAAGTCCTAAAAGTACAAATCTATTCCAAAAAAACAATTATTTATTGAGATAAATTACGAAATCAGAGAAGAATAAGAAAGAACTGTCTGCTATAATAAGTACTTCGGACAGCTCTGATTGATTAAGGTCTATCTATTGGAACAGATTTATTTAATTTTTAAAACGTCCCAATTTTAATGGGACACTGATGATGTACTTTAATATAAGAGATAAAACCGCAAACAGTCTCATCAACTATTTGCGGTTTTATCTCTTTGCACGGGAGGAGAGGCTCGAACTCCCGACACCCGGTTTTGGAGACCGGTGCTCTACCAACTGAGCTACTCCCGTGTTTGCGGCTGCAAAGGTAGTAGAAACTTCCGAATCTGCAAGCGTTCGGGTAAATAAGTTTTGAACTATTTTAATTTTTCCCACTCATCGGGCTTGAAACCGACCAATACAAAGCTGTCTGTTACTACTAGTGGTCGTTTTACTAATTTTCCGTTTGTAGCAAGCAATGCGATCTGTTCCTCCTCGCTCATGTTTGGGAGCTTTTCGCTCAGTTTCAGTTCTTTATAAACCAAACCGCTAGTGTTGAAGAATTTCTTGATAGGCAGACCGCTACGCGGAATCCATGCTCTTAATTCTTCTATTGTAGGATTTTCTTCTACGATAAGTCGATTGGTGTATTCAATGTTATTTTCTGTTAACCACTTCTTGGCTTTTTGGCAAGTACTACATGCCGGGTATTGTAAAAACAGAGGTTTCATACGCAATTTATTGTTTAATGATTACTATTACATATATATTTAAAAAAGAATTTGCAAATCCTGATACATAATCCGGTAAGCAGTCGCTTTCTTGTCTAATGCCAATGGGTATGCCCGTGATGAGGAAGGCATTCGGTAGAGTCGCATGGCGCGACCTTCGAAAATAAATTCCGAGTAATCGCCGACTTTGGGTTCCTCTACGTTGAATTGTTGGCGGAGAGTATCTGTGGCTTTCTGTCCCGTAGTGACAATAGCTTTACATTCGGGAAGTTGCCGGAGCAGTGCTGTCACGTCAGTAGCTTCCACTACTTCGAGAAATTTATCCGATGCATTATCTTGTAATCGGCGAATGGATGAAGCGGTATCGAACAAAGCAATTCCCTTTTCATTCAGAAAATCAATAATTCGTTCGCGGCAAAATGCTTTCCGTGTCTCATTCAGAAAATAATCCTTGTCATCGAAGAATAAAATCCCGAAGATGCGCCACATATCATTATTGAGGTTCGGATAATAAAATTCCATTGACCAACGTTTTTTTTGTGGTGGAAAACTGCCGAGCATGAGCAGCTTTGCTTTCGCTGGAAGAAACGGTTCTAACGGATGTTTTTCGATTTCCATTTTTATGTATCATTTTAATTTCCTACAAAAATAATGATATTGTTCATTTCCCTCAAAATCAAGATAAAAAATTACTATATTTAAAATATTTAGTTATTTTTGTGGCATAATGAATACACGATTTATTAGAATATCATTGAAAAAAAGAATTTTTATAAGTTATTGTCTTATAGGATTATTCTTTTTTCTTGGAGAGAACTGTTACGCTTCAAAGCGGCCGGTGTTTAGGGAAACGGTGAGAAAAGCCTCTGCTGATAATTCAACAGTAAGGGGACGTGTTGTTGATGTCAGTGGTGAACCCCTTATTGGTGCAACGATACGAGAGAAAGGGGGAACCCGTGGAACTGTGACAGACATTGAAGGAAATTTCATCTTATCTGTGCCGGATAGTGCGGTCTTGCAAGTTTCTTTTGTGGGGTACGAGAGTATAGAAGTCAGTGTAGGGGGTAGAAAGACACTTGAGATACAGCTTCGTGAAAATACAGTGATGCTTGACAATGTGATTATAACTGCTCTTGGTCTTGAAAAAAAAGAGGCTTCTTTAGCATATTCCATTCAGAAAGTGAAAGGGGAGGAACTCACCCGTATGAAAGAGGTTAATATGATAACAGCTCTTGCCGGCAAGGCTGCGGGAGTGCAGATAAATAAAAATTCCTCCGGTATAGGAGGTTCTGCGAAAGTGAGTCTTCGGGGGATTCGTTCCGCATCCGGTGATAATCAGCCTCTTTATGTCATAGACGGCGTGCCGATGTTGAATATCGGTACTGAACAAGCTTATTCTGCAATCGGTGGTACTGCAAATGCCGGAAACCGGGACGGAGGTGACGGTATCTCCAATTTGAATCCGGAGGATGTGGAAAGTATCAGTATCTTGAAAGGTGCTCCGGCAGCAGCTTTGTATGGAAGTCAGGCTGCGAATGGGGTTATTCTGATTACTACCAAGAAAGGTAATACTGCCGGACAGAGGAATATTTATTTCTCCACCGGATTGACATTTGACAAAGCATTCAGTCTTCCTAAAATGCAGAACTGCTATGGGGTGAGTGATGTTGTAGATAGTTGGGGAGAAAAAGCGTATCTGCCTACCTCCAATGAATTGAATGATTTTTTTCGTACCGGATTAACTTCCATTACTTCCGTATCCGTCAATTATGGAAATGAAAAGATACAGACTTATTTCTCTTATGCCAATACTACCGGACGTGGTATTGTAGACAAGAACCAACTGACAAAGCATAACATCAACCTGCGGGAAACAGCTGTAATGTTCAATCAACGTCTGAAATTGGACGGTAATGTGAACGTGATGCGACAGATTGTAAAGAACAAACCTGTATCGGGAGGTTTTTACATGAATCCTCTGGTCGGCCTTTATCGTTTTCCCCGTGGGGAAGATTTGTCTTATTATAAGGATAATTATGAAATATACGATCCGGAACGGAAACTGGGGATACAAAATTGGCATACTTTTACAGAAGATTTTGAGCAGAATCCTTATTGGATACAGAACCGTATACAAAGTAAGGAGACACGTATGCGTAGCATCATCTCTCTCTCAGCGAATTTGAGGATAAATAGTTGGCTGACTGTCCAGGCTCGTGGTAGTGTTGATTATATATCCGATAAGATGCGCCAGAAATTTTATGCTTCTACTGCTCCCGCTTTATGTGGGGCAAACGGACGTTATATTGAAATGGATTATCAGGAAACGTTGATTTACGGTGATGTCATGGCTATGGGGAAGAGGAAATGGGAGGATTTTACGTTGGATGTGGCCATTGGTGGGAGTATCAATGATAAAAATGTCAATTCCACCCGTTACGATTCCAAGAATGCTTCTTTGAAGTATGCCAATGTGTTTAATTTGGCTAATATCGTAATGAACGGTTCCGCCAGCATTGACCAGAAGATAGATTCCCGACGCCAGTTACAGTCCGTATTTGGTACGGCACAAGTTGGCTATCAGGATAAGGTATTCCTTGATTTAACAGCCCGTAATGACTGGGCATCGACTTTGGCATATACAAGCCATGAGAAATCCGGATTCTTTTATCCTTCTGCCGGTCTTTCTTTTCTTATAGACAAATGGATACAACTTCCCGAATGGATTTCTTTTGCCAAACTACGGGGAACATACAGTAAGGTAGGTAATGATATTCCTCAGTTTATCACAAACTCCGTTTCACATATTACTGCCGGGGGAGAGCTCCAGGCGAATGACGCTGCTCCTTTTAAGGAAATGGAACCGGAAATGACCCATTCGGTAGAGGTGGGTACGGAATGGAGGTTCTTCCAAAGTCGCTTAGGCTTCAATCTGACTTATTACCGCACCAATACTCATAATCAGTTTTTCAAACTTCCCGCCCTTGCCGGAGATATGTATGCATACAGGTATGTAAATGCCGGAGATATACAAAACCGTGGTTGGGAACTGACCGTAGATGCCACTCCGGTACTTACTCCGGATTTTACATGGAAAACATCTTTGAATTTCTCGTCCAATAGAAATAAGATCAAAGAACTGCATGAAGAACTGAAAGAGTTAGTTTATGGACCGAGCAGTTTCTCATCCAGTTATGCGATGAAGTTGGTGAAAGGTGGTTCTATCGGAGATATTTATGGTAAGGCTTTCGTGCGTGATGCCGAAGGGAATATTGTCTATCAGACCGAGGGCGACCATAAAGGCCTTCCGGCTGTTGAAGGTGAAGGGAATACAATAAAGGTGGGCAATGCCAATCCACGTTTTATAATGGGGTGGAACCATACATTCTCTTACAAAGGCTTCAGTCTCTACTTCTTGTTGGATTGGCGTTATGGCGGCAAGATACTTTCGCAGACACAGGCGGAAATGGATCTCTACGGGGTGTCCCAAGTGACAGCGCTGGCTCGTGACAGAGGATATGTAACTCTTGAAGGACAGCAGATAGACAATGTGAAAGGTTTTTATAAGAATATAGTGGGCGGACGTGCCGGAGTGACGGAATATTATATGTATGATGCTACAAATCTTCGTTTGCGGGAAGTCTCACTGAACTATACTTTTCCGAAAAAATGGATGCAGAAAACGAAAGTGCTGAAAGATTTGCAGCTTGCTTTCGTTGCGCGTAATCTTTGTTTCCTGTATAAGAAAGCTCCTTTTGACCCGGATTTAGTACTTTCTACCGGAAATGATAATCAGGGAATTGAAGTGTTTGGTATGCCGACAACACGAAGCCTGGGCTTTACTGTGAAATGTGAATTCTAAAGATACGGGAGGAGATGATGAAAAAGAACTATATTCATATATACTTATTGGGGTTACTGTTGCTTTCGGTTGCATGTACCGGAAAATTCCGTGAGTTTAATACCGACCAGTCCGGCATTACAGATGAAGATCTGATAATTGACGACAATGGTTACGGAATCCGTTTAGGGATTATTCAGCAGGGTATTTACTTTAACTATGATTATGGCAAAGGCAAGAACTGGCCTTTCCAATTGACACAGAACTTGAACGCAGATATGTTCAGCGGATATATGCACGATGCCAAACCATTGAACGGAGGTTCTCATAATTCCGATTATAATATGCAGGACGGTTGGAACAGTGCGATGTGGACACACATGTATTCGTATATTTTCCCTCAGATTTACCAGTCAGAGAATGCAACCCGTGATACACATCCTGCTTTATTCGGTATTACGAAAATTCTGAAAGTGGAAGCGATGCACCGTGTGACGGATTATTACGGACCTATTATCTACAAGAATTTTGCAGATGCAGGGAAGCATTACCGTCCTGATACGCAGAAGGAAGTTTATTATGAGTTTTTTAACGAACTTGATTCTGCCGTTGTCGCTCTTACCAGTTATGTGGAAGCAAATCCGGAATCTAATGGATTCTCCCGTTTCGATATTCTGCTGGACGGCAGATATTCTTCGTGGATTAAGTTTGCCAATTCCTTGCGTATGCGGCTGGCGATGAGAATTTCTGCTGTCGAGCCGGATAAGGCATGTGTTGAATTTCAGGAAGGGCTTAACAATGAATACGGTGTCTTTGAAGCCGAAACGGAACGGGTGGCTGTCTCCACCAAGTCCGGGTATACTAACCCGTTGGGAGAACTCAACCTTGTTTGGAACGAGACTTATATGAGTGCTTCCATGGAATCGATTCTGACTGGATATG
The nucleotide sequence above comes from Bacteroides caccae. Encoded proteins:
- a CDS encoding LutC/YkgG family protein, yielding MSSKEEILARIRQNTGTRYEKPDIAAMKRLAYPDKIEQFCAVSRAVGGTAVVLGEGEDVNAVIRRNYPDAMRIASVLPDISCATFNPDNLDDPKELDGTDVAVIKGEIGVAENGAIWIPQEVKYKALYFISERLVILIDRNKIVNTMYDAYRELDGQDYKFGTFISGPSKTADIEQALVMGAHGAREVLVILT
- a CDS encoding pyridoxamine kinase, with protein sequence MYANKVKKIAAVHDLSGMGRVSLTVVIPILSSMGFQVCPLPTAVLSNHTQYPDFSFLDLTDEMPKIIAQWKKLNVQFDAIYTGYLGSPKQIQIVSDFINDFRHEDSLIVADPVLGDNGRLYTNFDMEMVKEMRHLIKKADVVTPNMTELFYLLDKPYKADNTDEELKEYLRLLSDKGPQVVIITSVPVHDEPHKTSVYAYNRQGNRYWKVTCPYLPAHYPGTGDTFTSVITGSLMQGDSLPMALDRATQFILQGIRATFGYEYDNREGILLEKVLHNLDMPIQMASYELI
- a CDS encoding energy transducer TonB → MKLLDYIRGLRKGKEAHRLEKESMKDPFLADAMDGYGQVEGNHEQRIGQLRMQVSARATKKRNLSKKQNSYAVTWSIAACLVIGIGISCYFLFLKKRMTDDVFIAKEEIPSAVFEPISPKEEISSLAEIKIKQDSTHEVTATPTDKKDIVAKSKSIPKTQSAPVAITPVIEETVGRTDIQEERIVADTDTSLSEVHQLKAAKAATPNLNLIKGKVTDEKGEPIIGASVAYTGTNIGTVTDLNGEFILKKEKGNKQLTAQFIGYEPVEIPVDTSRTMLIAMNEDQQALSEVVVVGYGKKKKSNVAGATAKINLKAKEKYKTPQPVIGKRKYKKYLEENLIRPNDESCKDVKGEVVLSFFVDKEGRPQNITVVHGLCESADKEAIRLVKEGPKWTSGDLPTRVTVEF
- a CDS encoding RNA polymerase sigma factor, with amino-acid sequence MFFKRNISKLSDEELLTHYTKSGDTEYFGELYNRYIPLLYGLCLKYLQDEDRAQEAVMQLFEDLLPKTGNYEIKVFKPWLYRVAKNHCLQLLRKENKEIPLDYTINVMESDEFLHLLSEEESPEEQLKALHHCLEKLPEEQRTSITRFFLEEMSYADIVEQTGFTLNNVKSYIQNGKRNLKNCIKKQAL
- a CDS encoding vWA domain-containing protein — translated: MKANQFRAMMLVLLMAVVSLGVVNAQTLTVTGTVTDVADGTPIVGCSVMLKGTTKGTVTNVNGQYAIQAKKGETLLFQFIGYKQESRVVKSARLDIRMKADEVALEECVVVGYGTRKTKAITSAYMAICPTPAYDMCVNTEEYGSFQENGFKEVADAALSTFSIDVDAASYSNMRRFVNKGELPPVDAVRTEELVNYFSYDYPKPTGNDPVKITMEAGACPWNPANRLVRIGLKAKEIPTDNLPASNLVFLIDVSGSMWGANRLDLVKSSLKLLVNNLRDKDKVAIVTYSGSAGVKLESTSGSDKQKIREAIDELTAGGSTAGGAGIMLAYKIAKKNFISNGNNRIILCSDGDFNVGVSSAEGLEQLIERERKSGVFLTVLGYGMGNYKDKKIQVLAEKGNGNHAYIDNLQEANRVLVGEFGATLHTVAKDVKLQVEFNPAQVQAYRLVGYESRLLKDEDFNNDAKDAGDMGAGHTVTAFYEVIPVGGKNTYAGKVDELKYQKKEKVSVKPTGSDELLTVKLRYKAPDKDVSRKIELPFVDNKGNNVSSDFRFASAVAMFGQLLRDSNFKGEATYDKVISLAKQGLDHDDKGYRREFVRLVEAAKGIQQEK
- a CDS encoding beta-N-acetylhexosaminidase, translated to MKYLFLTIFFLASFAVIACGQIVFPSPNQMEMQKGYLTLRKKISIYAEDTTTFYLSLFRTEVLHNASVKWTKKASKAEIRWMTDSSLPPEGYRINISPRQMVIAASDKRGFTHAVQTLRQWVTGSTGILTFACADISDSPRTPWRCFLLDSGRQYQKISTIKKYIDMVSLLKMNYFHWHLTEGLGWRIEIKQYPRLAQIGGSVGKGEEQQGFYTQKEIQEIIEYASERNITVVPEIDMPGHAEAALSAYPELGCFGQPVEVPQHGFTQNIFCAGKEEVLHFLKNILDEVCAIFPSPYIHLGGDEAPKGNWDKCPDCQKRIAAMNLKDSHDLQLWFSAQMADYLKSKGRKAIFWGDVVYHDGYPLPDNIVIQWWNYRGHKELALRNAIKHHYPVICSSNYYTYLNFPVTPWRGYTNTRTFDLKDIYQNNPSDKAINQKDPLILGMTCALWTDDGVTERMIDRRLFPRILALAEQMWYQGERLDFTRFHQNILQRKEWFEQMGFEFGPALKSEVKKGYQWD